One genomic window of Niveibacterium sp. SC-1 includes the following:
- the cysE gene encoding serine O-acetyltransferase: MSAEQTAMEPSAQARPTPAPGLFAMLREDVACVFQRDPAARSRIEVLTIYPGVQALVLHRIAHALWGGGLCYLARLLAFLSRFLTNIDIHPGARIGRRFFIDHGAGVVIGETAEIGDDVTLYHGVTLGGTTWSPGKRHPTLGDGVVVGAGAKVLGAIRIGDRARVAANSVVIEDVMPGMTVVGIPGRMVLPRSQRRIAEHGIDLDHHQMPDPVGKAIACLLERIDALEGQLAQVRPSTLGTSIPTPSNASQREGQAPCAECFDCVEACSQPPFDESPEAVEALSGACRHE, translated from the coding sequence ATGAGCGCGGAACAGACTGCCATGGAGCCTTCCGCACAAGCGCGCCCTACGCCAGCGCCCGGCCTGTTCGCGATGCTGCGTGAAGACGTGGCCTGCGTGTTCCAGCGTGACCCTGCAGCGCGCAGCCGCATCGAGGTGCTGACGATCTATCCCGGCGTGCAGGCGCTCGTCCTGCATCGCATCGCGCATGCGCTGTGGGGGGGCGGGCTGTGCTACCTCGCGCGCCTGCTCGCCTTCCTCTCGCGCTTTCTCACCAACATCGACATCCATCCAGGTGCGCGCATCGGCCGCCGCTTCTTCATCGACCACGGCGCTGGCGTCGTGATCGGCGAGACGGCGGAAATCGGCGATGACGTCACGCTCTATCACGGCGTCACGCTCGGAGGTACCACCTGGTCGCCGGGCAAGCGGCACCCCACGCTGGGCGACGGTGTCGTCGTCGGCGCGGGCGCGAAGGTTCTCGGTGCCATCCGCATCGGTGACCGCGCCCGTGTCGCGGCCAACTCTGTCGTCATCGAAGATGTGATGCCCGGCATGACGGTCGTCGGCATCCCGGGGCGCATGGTGCTGCCGCGCAGCCAGCGCCGGATCGCCGAGCACGGCATCGATCTGGACCACCACCAGATGCCCGATCCGGTCGGCAAGGCGATCGCCTGCCTGCTGGAGCGGATCGACGCGCTCGAAGGGCAGCTCGCCCAAGTGCGTCCTTCCACACTGGGCACTTCCATCCCGACTCCATCGAACGCATCGCAGCGTGAAGGGCAAGCCCCTTGCGCCGAGTGTTTCGACTGTGTCGAAGCCTGCAGCCAACCGCCGTTCGATGAGTCGCCCGAGGCCGTCGAAGCACTCTCCGGAGCATGCCGCCATGAATGA
- a CDS encoding nitrogenase-stabilizing/protective protein NifW, with amino-acid sequence MNEFNQRLAKLSSAEDFLHFFALDYDESVVNVNRLHILKRFYQYLRADGEIAAMSNEVTLYTRYRGLLAHAYEDFVKSTPAREKVFKVFQDAEGTQRVSLDSLRSTLPSAA; translated from the coding sequence ATGAATGAGTTCAACCAGCGCCTGGCGAAACTGTCGTCGGCCGAAGACTTCCTGCACTTCTTTGCACTGGACTACGACGAGTCGGTCGTGAACGTGAATCGACTCCACATCCTCAAGCGTTTCTATCAGTACCTGCGCGCGGACGGCGAGATCGCCGCGATGAGCAACGAGGTCACGCTCTACACCCGCTACCGAGGCTTGCTCGCCCACGCCTACGAAGACTTCGTGAAGTCCACGCCAGCGCGCGAGAAGGTCTTCAAGGTCTTCCAGGACGCCGAAGGCACGCAGCGCGTGTCGCTCGACAGCCTGCGCTCCACGCTCCCGTCTGCAGCCTGA
- a CDS encoding electron transfer flavoprotein subunit beta/FixA family protein — MHIVVCIKQVPDSAQIRVHPVTNTIMRQGVPSVVNPYDLFALEEALRLKDKFGGRVTMLCMGPPQAEDALKKCISFGADDAILVTDRAFAGADTLATSYALAAAIRKIGEDQQVDIVFTGKQTIDGDTAQVGPGIAKRMGLQLLSYVSRIVELDLASRRIVVERRAEGGVQVLETAVPCLITMLENTNEMRFAPMDNMIRAARYEVRKWNKDAAGIEDIGKIGLKGSPTVVSKVFGPSPREEKAELVSAETSTPRDMALNILQMIFTRKPELEAQIVGKY, encoded by the coding sequence ATGCACATCGTCGTCTGCATCAAGCAGGTACCCGACTCGGCGCAGATCCGCGTCCATCCGGTCACGAACACGATCATGCGCCAGGGCGTGCCCTCGGTCGTGAATCCCTACGATCTGTTCGCGCTCGAAGAGGCGCTGCGCCTGAAGGACAAGTTCGGTGGCCGCGTCACCATGCTCTGCATGGGCCCGCCCCAGGCCGAGGACGCGCTGAAGAAATGCATCTCCTTCGGCGCGGACGACGCGATCCTCGTGACCGACCGCGCCTTTGCCGGCGCGGACACGCTCGCCACCTCCTACGCACTGGCCGCCGCTATCCGCAAGATCGGCGAGGACCAGCAGGTGGACATCGTCTTCACCGGCAAGCAGACCATCGACGGCGACACCGCGCAGGTCGGCCCCGGCATCGCCAAGCGCATGGGCCTGCAACTGCTGAGCTACGTATCGCGGATTGTCGAACTTGATCTGGCGAGCCGACGCATCGTCGTCGAGCGTCGCGCGGAAGGCGGCGTGCAGGTGCTGGAGACCGCGGTGCCCTGCCTGATCACGATGCTCGAGAACACCAACGAGATGCGCTTCGCGCCCATGGACAACATGATCCGCGCCGCGCGCTACGAGGTACGCAAGTGGAACAAGGACGCCGCCGGCATCGAGGACATCGGAAAGATCGGCCTGAAGGGCTCGCCCACGGTGGTGAGCAAGGTCTTCGGTCCCTCGCCGCGCGAGGAAAAGGCCGAGCTCGTCAGTGCCGAGACCTCCACGCCGCGCGACATGGCCCTGAACATCCTGCAGATGATCTTCACGCGCAAGCCTGAACTGGAAGCGCAGATCGTCGGCAAGTACTGA
- a CDS encoding electron transfer flavoprotein subunit alpha/FixB family protein yields the protein MTTASNPAAKKPLTPTKGGRNLELSDELKAYKGVWVFIEHDRGVVHPVSWELIGEGRKLADKLGVALSGVLLGAPDDPLDSFAAEAFHFGADNCYVVRDAVLKGYRNEPYTKGLTDLVNKYQPEIVLLGATSQGRDLAGSVATTLLTGLTADCTELNIDPNTRALAATRPTFGGSLLCTIMTLAYRPQMATVRPRVFSLPRADETRTGTLIEDSLRMVETDIVTKLLDFIPDAQSNKVNLAYSDIIVAGGKGLKNPDNFKLVRDLAKVLGAEVGATRAAVQAGWIEAERQVGQTGKTVRPKLYVAVGISGAIQHRVGMQDSDVILAINTDANAPIFDFAHYGIVGNAMTAVPALIDAFREHIAVRGRKVA from the coding sequence ATGACAACAGCCAGCAATCCCGCGGCCAAGAAGCCGCTGACGCCGACCAAGGGCGGCCGCAACCTCGAACTGTCCGACGAGCTCAAGGCCTACAAGGGCGTGTGGGTCTTCATCGAGCACGATCGCGGCGTCGTGCATCCGGTGTCCTGGGAGCTCATCGGCGAGGGCAGAAAGCTGGCCGACAAGCTCGGCGTGGCGCTCTCCGGCGTGCTACTCGGAGCCCCTGACGACCCGCTGGACAGCTTCGCCGCCGAGGCCTTCCATTTCGGCGCCGACAACTGCTACGTGGTGCGTGACGCGGTGCTCAAGGGCTACCGCAACGAGCCCTACACCAAGGGGCTCACCGACCTGGTCAACAAGTACCAGCCGGAGATCGTCCTCCTGGGCGCGACCAGCCAGGGGCGCGACCTCGCGGGCTCGGTGGCGACCACGCTGCTGACCGGCCTCACCGCCGATTGCACCGAACTGAACATCGATCCGAACACCCGCGCGCTGGCAGCAACCCGGCCGACCTTCGGCGGCTCCCTGCTCTGCACGATCATGACGCTGGCCTACCGGCCGCAGATGGCGACCGTGCGACCGCGCGTGTTCTCCCTGCCGCGCGCCGACGAGACGCGCACCGGCACCCTGATCGAGGACAGCCTGCGCATGGTGGAGACCGACATCGTCACCAAGCTGCTCGACTTCATCCCGGACGCGCAGAGCAACAAGGTGAACCTCGCCTACTCCGACATCATCGTCGCGGGCGGCAAGGGGCTGAAGAACCCTGACAACTTCAAGCTCGTCCGGGATCTCGCGAAGGTGCTCGGGGCCGAAGTCGGCGCCACACGCGCCGCCGTTCAGGCCGGCTGGATCGAGGCCGAACGCCAGGTCGGGCAGACCGGCAAGACCGTGCGGCCCAAGCTCTACGTCGCCGTGGGCATCTCGGGCGCGATCCAGCACCGCGTCGGCATGCAGGACTCGGACGTGATTCTCGCGATCAACACCGACGCCAACGCGCCGATCTTCGACTTCGCGCACTACGGCATCGTCGGCAACGCGATGACCGCCGTGCCGGCACTGATCGACGCCTTCCGTGAGCACATCGCCGTACGCGGCAGAAAGGTGGCGTGA
- a CDS encoding FAD-dependent oxidoreductase encodes MNERFDVIVVGAGPAGNAAAYTAAKGGLKVLQIERGETPGSKNVQGAILYADALEQIIPDFREDAPLERHIIEQRMWVLDDESFIGTHFRSNDYNKPPYNRYTIIRAQFDKWFSSKVREAGALVICETTVEELLMDGKRVAGVRCDRVGGDVFADVVILADGVNSTLARKAGFHGELVPGNVALAVKEILFLPEETIQSRFNIGEDEGVVIEMVGKVTEGMVGTGFLYTNRDSLTIGVGCMLGDFKHNPNRTPPYHLLERLKQHPAIAPLLVGGEMKEYAAHLIPEGGYNAIPQVYGNGWMIVGDSGGFVNSVHREGSNLAMTTGRIAAETVIAAKAAGKPFDAPTLRAYKTALDASFVMKDLHKYRDMPDVFHHNKQFFTTYPELVNRAASTMLTVDGIDKKTKEREIFSSFKRSRSLTGLVGDAYKLWRALR; translated from the coding sequence ATGAACGAGCGATTTGACGTCATCGTCGTCGGCGCAGGGCCGGCCGGCAACGCGGCGGCTTACACCGCGGCGAAGGGCGGCCTCAAGGTGCTGCAGATCGAGCGCGGCGAGACACCGGGCTCCAAGAACGTGCAGGGCGCGATCCTCTACGCCGATGCGCTCGAACAGATCATTCCCGACTTCCGCGAGGATGCGCCGCTGGAGCGCCACATCATCGAGCAGCGCATGTGGGTGCTCGACGACGAGAGTTTCATCGGCACGCACTTCCGCTCGAACGACTACAACAAGCCGCCCTACAACCGCTACACCATCATCCGCGCGCAGTTCGACAAATGGTTCTCGTCGAAAGTACGCGAGGCCGGTGCGCTGGTGATCTGCGAGACCACGGTGGAAGAACTGCTGATGGACGGCAAGCGTGTGGCTGGCGTGCGCTGCGACCGTGTCGGGGGCGACGTATTCGCCGACGTGGTGATCCTGGCTGACGGCGTGAACTCCACGCTCGCGCGCAAGGCCGGCTTCCACGGCGAACTTGTGCCCGGCAACGTCGCGCTCGCGGTCAAGGAGATCCTCTTCCTGCCCGAGGAAACGATCCAGTCGCGCTTCAACATCGGGGAAGACGAAGGCGTGGTCATCGAGATGGTCGGCAAGGTCACCGAAGGCATGGTCGGCACTGGCTTTCTCTACACCAATCGCGACTCGCTCACGATCGGCGTCGGCTGCATGCTCGGCGACTTCAAGCACAACCCGAACCGCACCCCGCCCTACCACCTGCTCGAACGGCTCAAGCAGCACCCTGCGATCGCGCCTCTGCTGGTCGGTGGCGAAATGAAGGAGTACGCCGCCCACCTGATCCCCGAAGGCGGCTACAACGCGATTCCTCAGGTCTATGGGAACGGCTGGATGATCGTCGGTGATTCGGGTGGCTTTGTGAATTCGGTGCACCGCGAAGGCTCCAATCTCGCCATGACCACGGGCCGCATCGCGGCCGAGACGGTCATTGCCGCCAAGGCCGCCGGCAAACCGTTTGATGCGCCGACGCTACGCGCCTACAAGACCGCGCTCGACGCGAGCTTCGTGATGAAGGACCTGCACAAGTATCGCGACATGCCCGACGTGTTCCACCACAACAAGCAGTTCTTCACGACCTATCCGGAGCTCGTCAATCGCGCGGCCAGCACGATGCTCACGGTCGACGGCATCGACAAGAAGACGAAGGAGCGCGAGATCTTTTCCAGTTTCAAGCGCAGCCGCTCACTCACCGGCCTCGTCGGTGACGCCTACAAGCTCTGGAGGGCCTTGAGATGA
- a CDS encoding ferredoxin family protein — MNTVSVNVEEKLFQNRYKVDHGRPHIQIKDASVCRNTCKTQSCTFVCPAACYKAEGNGGVTLITDGCLECGSCRIICNEHENVAWEYPRGGHGILFKFG; from the coding sequence ATGAACACTGTGTCCGTCAATGTGGAAGAGAAGCTCTTCCAGAACCGCTACAAGGTCGACCACGGTCGCCCGCACATCCAGATCAAGGACGCGAGCGTCTGCCGCAACACGTGCAAGACGCAGTCCTGCACCTTCGTGTGCCCGGCCGCCTGCTACAAGGCCGAAGGCAACGGCGGCGTCACCCTGATTACCGATGGCTGCCTCGAATGCGGCAGCTGCCGGATCATCTGCAACGAGCATGAGAACGTGGCCTGGGAATACCCGAGGGGCGGTCACGGCATCCTGTTCAAGTTCGGCTGA
- a CDS encoding ferritin family protein yields the protein MEEIQLFLAHAIQLEREAASRYDELQAMMQSAGNKEVAAFFADMARFARRHLEEAMQRGGFREIPQMHWSEFRWPSGVSPEAAAWEGVDALMDVQSALLLALDGEDRSRSFYSQVRDATQDPDVRRFAAEFAEEEAGHVEALHHWIERQHAGR from the coding sequence ATGGAAGAGATCCAGTTATTCCTCGCCCATGCGATCCAGCTCGAACGCGAAGCTGCCTCCCGCTACGATGAACTGCAGGCCATGATGCAGAGCGCCGGCAACAAGGAGGTCGCTGCCTTTTTCGCGGACATGGCGCGCTTCGCCCGGCGTCACCTTGAAGAAGCCATGCAGCGCGGTGGTTTCCGCGAGATTCCGCAGATGCACTGGAGTGAATTCCGCTGGCCCAGCGGTGTCTCGCCGGAGGCGGCGGCCTGGGAAGGCGTGGATGCGCTGATGGACGTGCAGTCGGCCCTGTTGCTCGCGCTCGATGGTGAAGATCGCAGCCGCAGCTTCTACAGCCAGGTACGCGACGCCACGCAGGACCCGGACGTGCGCCGCTTCGCCGCGGAGTTCGCCGAGGAGGAAGCTGGCCACGTGGAGGCGCTCCACCACTGGATCGAACGCCAGCACGCCGGCCGATGA
- a CDS encoding (2Fe-2S) ferredoxin domain-containing protein, with amino-acid sequence MSRPQRHVFVCAQQRPPEHPRGSCAGKGGTAVLQAFWAELQKHKAHDTIAVTYSGCLGPCDGGTNVLVYPEAVLYSGVTQDDVAEIFERHLLGGEPLARLVAPGEAW; translated from the coding sequence ATGAGCCGCCCCCAACGTCACGTCTTCGTTTGTGCCCAGCAACGCCCGCCAGAGCATCCGCGCGGCTCCTGCGCCGGCAAGGGCGGCACCGCAGTGCTGCAGGCCTTCTGGGCCGAACTGCAGAAACACAAGGCCCACGACACGATCGCCGTCACCTACTCCGGCTGCCTCGGCCCCTGCGACGGCGGGACCAACGTGCTTGTGTATCCGGAGGCCGTGCTCTACAGCGGTGTCACACAGGACGACGTCGCGGAAATCTTCGAGCGCCACCTGCTGGGTGGGGAACCGCTCGCACGCCTCGTCGCGCCCGGGGAAGCGTGGTGA